In one window of Henckelia pumila isolate YLH828 chromosome 1, ASM3356847v2, whole genome shotgun sequence DNA:
- the LOC140875204 gene encoding homeobox-leucine zipper protein HOX13-like translates to MEGGMPNRLSKNERISSAPEVLDSLWVSDSSSPSFPGSTTMLNFEDIGGKNNSEKHFLSKIDDKSDNGNEDFDECFRQPEKKRRLLPEQVLFLEKSFDLENKLEPERKVKLANELGLQPRQVAIWFQNRRARYKTKQLEKEYDSLKASFDLLKADYDALYKENERLKIEVHFLEEKLPKMEPFDPMSPLELQPKKPILAPNAATVLLMSCKQEDASSSARSDVFDSDSPRYTDLVAEPATHSSHANEAYASDEDDNIRRRLLPLSSCLPKLELQSYDDLQPNSCNLGFPVQDQGTWLWQC, encoded by the exons ATGGAGGGTGGGATGCCGAATCGTTTGTCGAAGAATGAAAGGATTTCTAGTGCTCCTGAGGTTCTCGATTCCTTATGGGTTTCAGATTCTTCTTCCCCTTCTTTTCCAG GTTCTACTACAATGCTCAACTTCGAAGATATTGGAGGCAAAAACAATTCTGAGAAGCATTTCCTATCAAAGATTGACGATAAATCAGACAATGGCAACGAGGATTTCGACGAATGTTTCCGACAGCCGGAGAAAAAGAGGCGGCTCCTGCCGGAGCAAGTCCTGTTTCTTGAAAAAAGTTTCGATTTGGAGAACAAACTCGAGCCCGAGAGGAAGGTGAAGCTCGCAAATGAACTTGGTTTGCAGCCTAGGCAAGTAGCCATTTGGTTCCAGAACCGACGAGCCCGGTACAAAACGAAGCAGCTAGAGAAAGAATACGACTCCTTGAAAGCAAGTTTCGATCTTCTCAAGGCAGATTACGATGCCCTTTACAAAGAAAATGAGAGATTGAAGATTGAG GTTCATTTTCTGGAGGAGAAGTTACCCAAGATGGAGCCTTTTGATCCCATGAGCCCACTGGAGTTACAACCAAAGAAGCCAATTCTTGCACCAAATGCTGCAACAGTGCTACTCATGTCCTGCAAGCAAGAAGATGCATCAAGCTCCGCGAGGAGCGACGTTTTCGACTCCGACAGCCCACGCTACACAGATTTGGTGGCCGAACCGGCCACCCATTCTTCACATGCTAATGAGGCATACGCATCTGATGAAGATGACAATATCAGGAGGAGGCTATTACCATTGTCATCATGCTTGCCTAAACTTGAACTTCAATCTTATGATGATTTGCAGCCGAATTCGTGCAATTTGGGGTTCCCTGTCCAAGATCAAGGCACTTGGCTTTGGCAATGTTGA